One region of Solanum pennellii chromosome 6, SPENNV200 genomic DNA includes:
- the LOC107021061 gene encoding acyl carrier protein 1, chloroplastic-like isoform X2, producing the protein MASITGSSATAMSCSFKAPNRVSNLKTSSLSFKGISYSSIRVNPATRRLSITCAAKPDTVNKVCDIVKKQLALSADTDVCGDSKFAALGADSLDTVEIVMGLEEEFGISVEEDSAQSIATVQDAADLIEDLISKKA; encoded by the exons ATGGCTTCCATTACAGGCTCATCAGCTACCGCCATGTCCTGCTCCTTCAAG GCACCTAATCGTGTATCGAATTTGAAGACATCTTCTCTTTCATTCAAGGGGATTAGCTACTCTTCCATCAGAGTGAATCCAGCCACTCGTCGCCTCAGTATTACTTGTGCG GCTAAGCCAGATACTGTCAACAAAGTTTGTGACATTGTGAAGAAACAACTGGCTCTTTCTGCTGATACTGATGTCTGTGGAGATTCAAAGTTTGCTGCGCTTGGTGCTGATTCTCTTGATACG GTGGAGATTGTCATGGGACTTGAGGAAGAGTTTGGCATCTCGGTGGAAGAAGACAGTGCTCAGAGTATTGCAACAGTTCAAGATGCTGCAGACCTGATTGAGGATCTCATTTCAAAGAAAGCTTGA
- the LOC107022759 gene encoding peroxidase 24, with the protein MKPIIFFLFIISVIFLGICNADNKKLKMKYYHKSCPSVEKIVKEITWSKVAADPTLAAKLLRLHYHDCFVRGCDASILLDSTPNNSGEKTALPNRSVGGYEVIDDIKKKVEQVCPHQVSCADILTLAARDAVSYQFGRSMWQVPTGRKDGRVSIASEALNNLPSAFANFSTLLGQFEDNNLDIVDLVTLSGAHTIGVTHCTLVARRLYNFTGKGDVDPSLNPNYATTLRKLCPNPINRSTILELDPKSSFSFDSHYFEALNQHMGLLGSDAALMTNSLSALIVKKMQNPHVFLAYFGRSMKKMGGIRVLVGGEGEIRKNCRVVNA; encoded by the exons ATGAagccaattattttttttctatttataattaGTGTTATATTTTTGGGGATTTGCAATGCAGATAATAAAAAGCTgaagatgaaatattatcaCAAAAGTTGCCCTTCAGTTGAAAAGATTGTTAAGGAAATAACATGGAGCAAAGTTGCTGCTGATCCAACCTTGGCTGCAAAGCTACTCCGACTTCACTATCATGACTGTTTTGTTAGG GGATGTGATGCATCAATTCTACTTGACTCGACTCCAAATAATAGTGGAGAAAAAACAGCACTTCCGAATAGATCTGTAGGAGGTTATGAGGTTATCGACGATATAAAGAAGAAAGTAGAACAAGTATGCCCACATCAAGTTTCTTGTGCTGATATTCTAACCTTGGCAGCCCGAGATGCTGTTTCATACCAA TTTGGAAGGTCAATGTGGCAAGTTCCAACAGGGAGGAAAGATGGAAGGGTATCGATTGCATCTGAAGCATTAAATAATTTGCCTTCTGCTTTTGCAAACTTTTCCACTCTTTTGGGACAATTTGAAGACAACAACTTGGACATTGTTGATTTGGTCACTTTGTCAG GGGCACATACAATAGGAGTAACACATTGCACATTGGTTgctagaagactttacaatttCACAGGAAAGGGTGATGTTGATCCTTCATTGAATCCCAATTATGCTACAACTTTGAGGAAATTATGTCCTAACCCTATTAATAGATCAACTATACTAGAATTGGATCCCAAAAGTTCTTTCTCCTTTGATAGCCATTATTTTGAGGCTCTCAATCAACATATGGGATTGCTTGGATCAGATGCTGCGTTAATGACCAACTCCCTTTCTGCTCTGATTGTTAAAAAGATGCAAAATCCACATGTTTTCTTAGCATATTTTGGCCGTTCAATGAAGAAAATGGGCGGAATTAGAGTCCTTGTGGGTGGTGAAGGAGAAATAAGGAAGAATTGTAGAGTCGTAAATGCCTGA
- the LOC107021486 gene encoding receptor-like cytosolic serine/threonine-protein kinase RBK2, with protein sequence MKTTREPFPAPCENPSNGITEKGLSKVGQNKLLFCASISISAEELRSLTVDEGKIEKDSTEEPLDKVQSRDDVAEDSIRDASEDDAESTTSKSSNISDSDGKFQSQWKGFIKRLKITSAMHLHTFHPSIPSLPSIKMLPKWKSKNTEQSIPMASSPNLDADLRHCFQAHWKNFPLSDLQKATGNFSRENLIGEGGSSEVYKGHLKDGQLVAVKRLIRGTQEEMTADYLSELGILVHVNHPNISGVIGYGVEGGMHLVLPLSPHGSLANLLNGEKGKLSWCYRYNISLGTAAGLGYLHEGCRRRIIHRDIKTANVLLTEDFEAQISDFGLAKWLPDQWTHLTVSQFEGTFGYLPPEFFMHGVVDEKTDVYAFGVLLLELISGRPALDESRNSVVMWAKPMLLSKNHSGLVDPSLGDAYDSEQMNRMVMVASLCIQQASTDRPQMSQVQEMLKGTKSILERKKTFQRTNRQDDISQKVNLLLDMPSPKCKDDPNCQQSQAELEKYNVNPLLQ encoded by the exons ATGAAAACTACTCGTGAACCATTTCCTGCCCCATG TGAGAACCCCTCCAATGGAATCACGGAAAAGGGGCTCTCGAAGGTGGGGCAAAATAAGCTACTTTTTTGTGCTTCCATTTCTATCTCCGCTGAAG AATTGCGGAGTCTCACTGTGgatgaaggaaaaatagaaaaagattcAACTGAAGAACCTCTGGACAAGGTTCAATCACGAGATGACGTAGCTGAGGACTCTATCAGAGATGCTTCCGAAGATGATGCAGAGTCTACAACTTCAAAGTCCAGCAACATTTCAGATTCAGATGGAAAATTCCAATCCCAGTGGAAAGGTTTCATTAAAAGACTAAAGATAACTTCAGCAATGCATTTGCATACATTCCATCCTAGCATACCTTCGCTGCCTTCTATTAAGATGCTACCGAAATGGAAAAGTAAGAATACAGAACAGAGCATTCCAATGGCGTCTTCTCCTAATCTAGATGCTGATTTACGTCACTGTTTTCAAGCGCACTGGAAGAATTTCCCACTCTCTGATCTTCAGAAAGCTACCGGCAACTTTAGCCGTG AAAACCTGATTGGTGAGGGAGGTTCATCTGAAGTATATAAGGGACATCTTAAAGATGGCCAACTGGTGGCAGTTAAAAGGCTGATCAGGGGAACTCAAGAGGAGATGACAGCGGACTACTTATCTGAGCTCGGAATTCTGGTACATGTCAACCATCCCAACATTTCTGGTGTTATTGGATATGGAGTGGAAGGAGGGATGCATCTTGTCCTTCCTCTGTCTCCACATGGGAGCTTAGCAAATCTGCTTAATG GTGAAAAGGGTAAGTTGTCTTGGTGTTATAGGTATAATATCTCTCTTGGCACTGCTGCTGGCCTTGGATATCTCCACGAGGGTTGCCGGAGGAGAATCATCCACAGAGATATCAAGACAGCTAATGTTTTGCTGACGGAAGATTTTGAAGCTCAG ATATCTGATTTTGGACTTGCAAAATGGCTTCCTGATCAATGGACTCACCTCACTGTATCTCAGTTTGAAGGAACATTTGG ATACCTCCCTCCTGAGTTCTTCATGCATGGTGTTGTGGATGAAAAAACAGACGTCTACGCCTTTGGCGTTTTGTTGTTAGAGCTCATTTCTGGACGTCCAGCTTTGGATGAATCTCGTAATAGTGTTGTGATGTGG GCCAAACCAATGCTGCTTAGTAAGAATCACAGTGGGTTAGTCGATCCATCACTTGGGGATGCCTATGACTCAGAACAAATGAATCGGATGGTTATGGTTGCCTCTTTATGTATACAGCAAGCTTCAACAGATCGGCCTCAAATGAGCCAG GTTCAAGAGATGCTAAAAGGTACCAAAAGCATTCTTGAGAGAAAGAAAACATTCCAACGTACTAATCGTCAAGACGATATATCCCAAAAAGTTAATTTACTGCTTGACATGCCCTCACCAAAGTGTAAAGATGATCCAAATTGCCAGCAAAGTCAGGCAGAGTTAGAGAAATATAATGTTAATCCCTTGTTACAATGA
- the LOC107021061 gene encoding acyl carrier protein 1, chloroplastic-like isoform X1, which produces MASITGSSATAMSCSFKVNQAPNRVSNLKTSSLSFKGISYSSIRVNPATRRLSITCAAKPDTVNKVCDIVKKQLALSADTDVCGDSKFAALGADSLDTVEIVMGLEEEFGISVEEDSAQSIATVQDAADLIEDLISKKA; this is translated from the exons ATGGCTTCCATTACAGGCTCATCAGCTACCGCCATGTCCTGCTCCTTCAAGGTAAATCAG GCACCTAATCGTGTATCGAATTTGAAGACATCTTCTCTTTCATTCAAGGGGATTAGCTACTCTTCCATCAGAGTGAATCCAGCCACTCGTCGCCTCAGTATTACTTGTGCG GCTAAGCCAGATACTGTCAACAAAGTTTGTGACATTGTGAAGAAACAACTGGCTCTTTCTGCTGATACTGATGTCTGTGGAGATTCAAAGTTTGCTGCGCTTGGTGCTGATTCTCTTGATACG GTGGAGATTGTCATGGGACTTGAGGAAGAGTTTGGCATCTCGGTGGAAGAAGACAGTGCTCAGAGTATTGCAACAGTTCAAGATGCTGCAGACCTGATTGAGGATCTCATTTCAAAGAAAGCTTGA
- the LOC107021637 gene encoding probable prolyl 4-hydroxylase 4, with the protein MNNSSQLASFFFLIFIIAFTHESSSSAIINPSKSKQISWKPRAFVYEGFLTDEECNHLISLAKSELKRSAVADNESGESKHSEVRTSSGMFISKAKDPIVSGIEDKIATWTFLPKENGEEIQVLRYEEGQKYEPHYDYFVDKVNIARGGHRLATVLMYLTDVEKGGETVFPKAEESHRRRSMAADDSLSECAKKGIAVKPRKGDALLFFSLYPNATPDPISLHGGCPVLQGEKWSATKWIHVDSFDKTVGTDGNCTDADENCERWAALGECTKNPEYMLGSADLPGYCRKSCKAC; encoded by the exons ATGAATAACTCTTCTCAGCTGGCGAGTTTCTTCTTCCTCATTTTCATCATAGCGTTCACACACGAATCGTCCAGTTCAGCGATCATCAATCCATCTAAGTCTAAGCAAATTTCATGGAAACCTAG AGCTTTTGTATATGAAGGATTTCTTACGGATGAAGAATGCAATCACTTGATATCACTT GCGAAATCGGAGCTGAAGAGATCTGCTGTGGCAGATAATGAGTCTGGAGAGAGTAAGCACAGTGAGGTTAGGACCAGCTCTGGAATGTTCATTTCCAAAGCTAAG GACCCTATCGTCTCAGGGATAGAGGATAAGATAGCAACTTGGACCTTTCTACCCAAAG aaaatggagaagaaataCAAGTACTACGATATGAGGAGGGGCAGAAATATGAGCCGCATTATGATTACTTTGTAGACAAGGTTAATATTGCTCGAGGTGGACACAGGTTGGCCACTGTACTTATGTATCTCACTGATGTTGAAAAGGGAGGTGAGACTGTCTTCCCAAAAGCAGAG GAATCTCATCGACGTAGGTCAATGGCAGCAGATGACAGTTTGTCTGAATGTGCAAAGAAGGGCATAGCAG TGAAGCCACGGAAAGGAGATGCCCTGCTTTTCTTTAGTCTCTATCCAAATGCCACTCCTGATCCTATTAGCCTTCATGGTGGGTGCCCTGTACTTCAAGGTGAGAAATGGTCAGCAACAAAGTGGATTCATGTGGATTCCTTTGACAAAACTGTGGGTACCGATGGAAATTGCACCGATGCTGATGAGAATTGTGAGAGATGGGCTGCTCTTGGCGAATGCACCAAGAATCCTGAGTATATGCTGGGAAGTGCAGACCTTCCAGGATATTGTAGGAAGAGCTGCAAAGCATGTTAA